A part of Aegilops tauschii subsp. strangulata cultivar AL8/78 chromosome 2, Aet v6.0, whole genome shotgun sequence genomic DNA contains:
- the LOC141040763 gene encoding uncharacterized protein — translation MESKRRFRFELFWTKLEGFLEVVQQAWTCDTTIVDLFHRLDVLLRNTARALTSWGQRRVGNIKLHNGVAKLVILRLDCAQDVQLLTPEERWLRGMLKQLVLGLASLERMIARQRSRIRWLAEGDANSKLFHLVANGRKTKNFIPAIVVDGQVITDQRGKEEAFLQAYRALLGVGTTREHTLDLEALNIRHVDLAELDRTFTEEEVWAVIKDMPADRAPGPDGFIGVFFHKA, via the coding sequence ATGGAGTCGAAGAGAAGGTTCCGGTTCGAGTTGTTCTGGACGAAGCTGGAGGGGTTTTTGGAGGTGGTCCAACAGGCGTGGACCTGTGATACTACGATTGTGGATCTGTTTCATAGGCTGGACGTCTTGTTGAGAAACACGGCTCGTGCGCTAACATCTTGGGGCCAAAGGAGAGTGGGAAATATCAAACTCCATAATGGGGTGGCTAAGTTGGTCATTCTCAGATTGGATTGTGCGCAGGATGTGCAGTTGCTTACCCCAGAAGAGAGGTGGCTGCGAGGCATGCTCAAGCAGTTGGTTTTAGGTCTTGCTTCGCTTGAAAGGATGATTGCTCGTCAGAGGTCCAGGATACGTTGGCTCGCGGAAGGGGATGCAAACTCCAAGCTATTCCATTTGGTGGCCAATGGCAGGAAAACGAAGAACTTCATTCCGGCTATTGTTGTTGACGGCCAAGTCATCACAGACCAAAGAGGGAAAGAGGAGGCCTTTCTCCAAGCTTACAGAGCTCTGCTGGGAGTAGGCACGACTAGAGAGCACACGTTGGATTTGGAGGCGCTCAACATACGGCACGTGGATCTAGCGGAGCTGGATCGGACATTCACGGAGGAGGAAGTTTGGGCGGTAATCAAGGACATGCCTGCGGATCGTGCCCCGGGACCGGACGGTTTCATTGGAGTGTTCTTCCATAAAGCTTGA